Genomic window (Streptomyces sp. TG1A-60):
GAGCGAGGCCGAGGGTCGGGGAGGGCGGGCACAGCCGACAGCGCCGGGCGCCTCGAGATCCTGCCCCGCAGCAGCGCCGCACCCGCACTGGCCCCCCACGCCAGCCAACTCACCCGCCGGGACAACCGAACAGCCCGCTCGATGTCCCCCACGACGACGGCCCGCCCCTCCCCGTTCAGCACAGGCCGATGCTCGACCCGCCCCCCGTACGACAACGTGCCCCCCAGCCGCACTCCGAGCGCCCCCGCGAACGACGCCTCCACCGGCCCGGCGTTGGGACTCGGATGCTTCCCCGCATCCTCCCGCCAGGCCCGTACGGCCCCCCGGACGTTCCCACCGGCGAGCGCGGCCAGCACCGCTGTGAGCCGAGCCCCCGGCCACCCCGCCACGTCGTCCAGTCGCGCCGCAGCCCAGCCGTACCGTCGATAACGCGGCGACCTGTGCCCGACCATGGCATCGAGCGTGTTGACGGCCCGGAAACCCAGCAGGCCCGGAACCCCCGCGACGGCGCCCCACACGAGGGCCCCCACCACCGCGTCGGACGTGTTCTCGGCGACGGACTCCACCACGGCCCGCGCGATCCCGTCCGCGTCGAGCGCCTGTGGATCCCGACCGCACAGGTGCGGCAACCGCGTCCGGGCACCCGCGAGATCCCCGGACTCCAGACACCGCCCAACGGTCCGGGCCTCCCGCCCGAGCGAAGTCCCCCCGACGACGGCCCAGGTGGCGGCGGCGTTCAACGCGACGGAAGCGGCACGCGACGGCCGCGCGGAGGACGCGGCAACGGCTCCGAGCGCCACGGCGCCACCGGCGCACACGGCGGTGTGCAGCGCGCCCCACCCCCGGTGGTCCCGCCACAGCACCCGCTCCACGGCACCGGCCGCCCGCCCGAACGCGGCGACCGGATGGCCCCGGCGCGGATCGCCCAGGAGCAGGTCACCGAGGAGTCCGGCGGCGGCGCCGTACGCGAAGACGCGATCGGCACGCATCGGTTCAGCCGGTCGCGAGGTCGGACAAGGACCTGGTGCTGGGACTCAAGCGGCAGCCGCGCATGGCGATATGTCCTCACTCAGGGTGTCCACGCCCTGGTTCGACGAGACCGACGGCGAGAGTTCCTGGCTCCCGGGGCGTTCTTCCCCGGTGACAGTGGCGGGACCGCGCCGGACTCGCACCGGCTTCCTCTCCTGCCGTCGTACATGGCCCCGGCAGTCCACCACGCCCCTGGAAGACCCGTCAACTCGCTGTTGACCTGCGGTGCAGCGGTGTGCTGAGCCCCACATCGCCGAAACGGCGCCAGACGCCCGATCGATGCTCGTCTTCCGTCACGCGGCGTGGTGTGGCTTTCCGGCGGGACCTGTGGACCCGGGAGCGGGCGGATCGTGACGATCCGCCCGGGGGACGGGAGGCGCACTCCCGGGAGACCGAGCGGGGGAAACCGCCTCGGCACGCACGGGGAAGCCGGGCACGTGGCGCGACCGGGCGGCGTCTGCCGGAGGCCCGGGCCCGGAGCCCGCACCAGCGCTGACGCTGCTGTCGCGGGAACCGGTGGAGGCGGCAACCTGCCGAGAAGACCCCCGCAACCCCCGTAAGCGCCAAAGCGCCTACGGGGGTTGCGTCTGGCGTTGTCGGTGGGTGCCCGAGAGGGTCGTGGGGTTTTCCGGTCTCAGGCCATGATGAGAGAGATTCCGTACGCCACCGCCGCCGCGCACAGCGCGAAGCACGCGTACGCCCCGGTGGCCGCCAGCGCCCCCGAGCCGCCCCGGGTCGACGCCTCCTCCTGCTTGGAGAGGCCGACGATGCCCAGGGTGAAGAGGCCGACGAGGGCCACGGTGACCACGAGGCTGACTCCGAAGACGGAGCCGAGAGCTGCCCAGTCGATGTGCATGGTGGTGATCTTCCTCAGGGAGTCGCGGTGCTCAGACGGCGGGTGTCGGCGTGGACGGGTTCGCCGGGGCTTCTTCGGCCTCGGCGGCGGTCGCGGGGGCCGGGATGGTCGCCGTGAGGTCCTCCACGGTGCCGGCCGGCGGCGGCGTCACGGCGGCCATCGCCGTGGTCACCACACCGGGCGACTCCTCGATGTCGTTGACGTTGGTGTGGTCGACCACCTCGCGGCGGGAGATCACCCAGATCGCGGCGCTGGAGGCGACGAGGAAGACCGCGACGACGGCCGTGCCCCAGCCGCCGAAGGACGTCACCCACTCCGCGAGCGCGGCGACCAGCGCGGCGGCCGGCAGGGTCAGGCCCCACGCGACGAACATCCGGGTCGCGGTGGACCAGCGGACCACGCCGCCCTTGCGGCCGAGGCCCGCGCCCATCACGGCACCGGAGACCGAGTGCGTGGTGGAGAGGGAGAAGCCGAGGTGCGAGGAGGCCAGGATGACCGTGGCCGCGCTGGTCTGGGCGGCGAAGCCCTGCTGCGGCTGGAGGTCGGTCAGGCCCTTGCCCATCGTGCGGATGATGCGCCAGCCGCCCAGGTAGGTGCCGAGCGCGATGGCGACACCGGCGGAGACGATGACCCACACCGGCGGGTCGGAGTCGGGCGCGAGGGCGCCGCCGGCGACCAGGGCCAGGGTGATGATGCCCATCGTCTTCTGGGCGTCGTTCGTGCCGTGGGCCAGTGAGACCAGGCCCGCGGAGGCGATCTGGCCGGCGCGGTAACCCTTGCCGGACGCCTTCTCGCTCGTGTGCTGCCCGAGCCGGTACGTCATCCGCGTGGCGACCATCGCCGCGACGCCGGCGACCAGCGGGGCCGCGACGGCCGGGATCAGCACCTTGGTGACGAGCACGTCGCCGTGCACCGCGCCGAGGCCGGCCGAGGCGATGGTGGCGCCGATGAGGCCGCCCATCAGGGCGTGCGAGGAACTGGAGGGGAGCCCGACGAGCCAGGTCAGCAGGTTCCAGAGGATGGCGCCGACGAGCGCCGCGAAGATGACCTCTGGCTGGATGCCGGACTCGTCGACGAGTCCCTTGGAGATGGTGTTGGCGACCTCGATGGACAGGAACGCGCCGACAAGGTTGAGCACGGCGGACATGGCCACCGCGGCTTTGGGCTTCATGGCGCCGGTCGAGATGGTGGTGGCCATCGCGTTGGCGGTGTCGTGGAAACCGTTCGTAAAATCGAACGCGAGCGCGGTCACGACCACGATCGCGAGGATCAGCGAGAAGTTTTCCATTTACCCGGGCTTCTTTCGGACGTCAGTGGCACGAGGACCGTAAGCAACCAGGGTGAACGGAAGATGAACTGGGGTGTACCTGTGGGTGTAGCGATCGAGCTGCCGCCATTCCGCTTACCGCCGCTCACCACCCCACGGGCTCACCTTGGCAGGATCACCGTATGGCTGAGCAGCGATGGAACGCCCGGGACGGGCGGGGCGCGGGTGAGGGTGCACGGGGTTCACGAGACGCACGGCGGCGGGATGTGCCGGACGACGTGGCCCGCGCGTGGGACGAGCTCGTCGCGACCGCCCGCCGGACGGTGGCCGACGGCCTGGTCGTCGGCACCTCCGGCAACGTGTCGGTACGCGTCGGGGACACGGTCCTGGTCACGCCGACGGGCGTGCCGTACGACCGCCTGACCCCCGACGACGTGACGGGCGTCGACCTCTCCGGCCGCCAGGTCCTCGGCACCCTCCGCCCGACGAGCGAACTCCCCGTGCACCTGGCGATCCACACCACCACCGACGCCCGTGCCGTCGTCCACACCCACGCCGTCCACGCGACGGCCGTCTCCACCCTCGTGCGCGAGCTGCCGCTGATCCACTACATGTCCGCCGCCCTCGGCGGCCCCGTCCGAGTCGCCCCGTACGCGACCTACGGGACCCCGGAGTTGGCCGAGAACATGCTCCACGCGTTGACGGAGCGCACCGCCTGTCTCCTCCAGAACCACGGCACGATCACCTACGGAACCACCCTCACCGAGGCCTACGACCGCACGGCCCAGCTGGAGTGGATGTGCCGAGTCTGGCTGACGGCCTCCTCGGTCCCGGGCCTCTCGCCGACGCTGCTCACGCACGACCAGCTGACGGAGGTGGGGGAGCGGCTTCGGGGGTACGGGCAGCCGGGGTAGGAGCCCCTCGGGCGGCACAGCTCTTCGACGAGGCCCGGTCGTCCCCGGTCGGCCGTCCCCTTCGAAGGTGTCTGCCGACCCCTCACCCCGCTCACATCCGAAGTCCACGCCCACTGGCCCATGGCGGGGTCCGCCAGGACACTGGAGCCGTGCGTGGAGCAGGAGCAGGTGCGGGAGTAGTAGCCGCGGCCTTCGGGGCCGTGTTCGTGGCCGGCGCGGCCAGTGTCGCCGTGGGCCGGCTGGCCAGTGATGCCGCGTTGAAGGCACCACCGGGCGGACCGCTGCCCACGGAACCCCGGCTGACCGTGCACTCCACCGCCGCGGGCCGCATCACGTTGACCAGGGCCTTCGCCGCCCAGCGCCCCGGCATGTACGGCCTCGCCGGCCACGGCTCCCACGCGGTCGTCGGCAGCGTCCTGAGCGGCGCCCCGCACGCCCCCGACACCGTCGTGCGCCGCCTGGAGCGCGTCACCCACGGCACCCTGGAACCCGGCGACAAGGTGTGGTTCACCCCCCACACCCACCTCGGCGACCCCCGCACCGCGCTCGGCCTCGACCACGTCGACGTCGACGTCCCCGGGGAACTCGGCACGCTGCCCGCGTGGTTCGTGCCCGCGGACCGGGGCACCTGGGTGATCGCCGTGCACGGGCTGGGCGCCACCCGCGAACTCTCCATGAACGTCATGGAGTTCCTGCACCGCCACCACTTCCCGGTGCTCGCCCTGGCCTACCGGGGCGACACGGGCGCACCCCGCTCCCCGGACGGCCTGAACCACCTCGGCGAGACCGAGTGGCGCGACGTGGACGCGGCCATCCGGTACGCCGTGCGGTTCGGTGCCGAGAGGGTCGTCCTGCTCGGCTGGTCCACCGGCGCCACCATGGCCCTGCGCGCGGCCACGCACTCAGCGCTGCGCGACCGTGTCGCCGGACTCGTCCTGGACTCACCCGTCCTCGACTGGGCGGCCACCCTGCGGGCCCTCGCCGCCGCCCGCCGCACCCCCGGCCCCCTGCTGCCCCTCGCGGTCCGCGCCGCCCAGGGCCGCACAGGACTGCGCACCGCCCCCGCCGACCGGGCAGCCGTCCCACCGGAGGTCACCATCCCGGCCCTGCTCTTCCACGGCCCCGACGACGTCGTCGCCCCCTGGGGCCCCTCCCGCCGCCTCGCGGCCCGCCACCCCGACCGGGTCACCCTCCGCACCGTCCGTCACGC
Coding sequences:
- a CDS encoding cobalamin biosynthesis protein → MRADRVFAYGAAAGLLGDLLLGDPRRGHPVAAFGRAAGAVERVLWRDHRGWGALHTAVCAGGAVALGAVAASSARPSRAASVALNAAATWAVVGGTSLGREARTVGRCLESGDLAGARTRLPHLCGRDPQALDADGIARAVVESVAENTSDAVVGALVWGAVAGVPGLLGFRAVNTLDAMVGHRSPRYRRYGWAAARLDDVAGWPGARLTAVLAALAGGNVRGAVRAWREDAGKHPSPNAGPVEASFAGALGVRLGGTLSYGGRVEHRPVLNGEGRAVVVGDIERAVRLSRRVSWLAWGASAGAALLRGRISRRPALSAVPALPDPRPRSGKGGS
- a CDS encoding inorganic phosphate transporter, translated to MENFSLILAIVVVTALAFDFTNGFHDTANAMATTISTGAMKPKAAVAMSAVLNLVGAFLSIEVANTISKGLVDESGIQPEVIFAALVGAILWNLLTWLVGLPSSSSHALMGGLIGATIASAGLGAVHGDVLVTKVLIPAVAAPLVAGVAAMVATRMTYRLGQHTSEKASGKGYRAGQIASAGLVSLAHGTNDAQKTMGIITLALVAGGALAPDSDPPVWVIVSAGVAIALGTYLGGWRIIRTMGKGLTDLQPQQGFAAQTSAATVILASSHLGFSLSTTHSVSGAVMGAGLGRKGGVVRWSTATRMFVAWGLTLPAAALVAALAEWVTSFGGWGTAVVAVFLVASSAAIWVISRREVVDHTNVNDIEESPGVVTTAMAAVTPPPAGTVEDLTATIPAPATAAEAEEAPANPSTPTPAV
- a CDS encoding alpha/beta fold hydrolase, producing the protein MRGAGAGAGVVAAAFGAVFVAGAASVAVGRLASDAALKAPPGGPLPTEPRLTVHSTAAGRITLTRAFAAQRPGMYGLAGHGSHAVVGSVLSGAPHAPDTVVRRLERVTHGTLEPGDKVWFTPHTHLGDPRTALGLDHVDVDVPGELGTLPAWFVPADRGTWVIAVHGLGATRELSMNVMEFLHRHHFPVLALAYRGDTGAPRSPDGLNHLGETEWRDVDAAIRYAVRFGAERVVLLGWSTGATMALRAATHSALRDRVAGLVLDSPVLDWAATLRALAAARRTPGPLLPLAVRAAQGRTGLRTAPADRAAVPPEVTIPALLFHGPDDVVAPWGPSRRLAARHPDRVTLRTVRHAPHGAMWNAGPEAYEEALRRFLTPLT
- a CDS encoding class II aldolase/adducin family protein; amino-acid sequence: MAEQRWNARDGRGAGEGARGSRDARRRDVPDDVARAWDELVATARRTVADGLVVGTSGNVSVRVGDTVLVTPTGVPYDRLTPDDVTGVDLSGRQVLGTLRPTSELPVHLAIHTTTDARAVVHTHAVHATAVSTLVRELPLIHYMSAALGGPVRVAPYATYGTPELAENMLHALTERTACLLQNHGTITYGTTLTEAYDRTAQLEWMCRVWLTASSVPGLSPTLLTHDQLTEVGERLRGYGQPG